In Diabrotica undecimpunctata isolate CICGRU unplaced genomic scaffold, icDiaUnde3 ctg00003043.1, whole genome shotgun sequence, the DNA window gtttcgatctaccgcagcttcgtctcagataatccatttctgtcgtcataagtttgtttttattagctttggtgacgtcccatacttccgaaccgtaaagtgtaatactttgaactatactaccgtaaatgtgttttttggtttctcgtcgaattgttttttgccagagattcgacgagaaaccaaaaaacacatttacggtgaGTAAGAGGTTCAGAAGTATTAcgactttacggttcggaagtaatGGACGTCAGCCTAAACTGTATTTCGTCGGTGATATGACAATACCTCATATCTACACTTTTGCACCAAACTGAGTTATTTGGAGCATTCCCTCTAAAATTTCATTGCGCATGTCCCAGTAATATCTCCTATCTCAATTGTCAATAGTTATATGTTGAGTGTCCACCTGAACAGCGTCCCTGTGATTCCGCCTAGTGAATCTTTAAAACTAAACCATCTgaataattttattgtgtttttgctAATAATACTACTAGAAAACATGTAATTACAACTTATTCAATCAATATATCAATATTTATCAGAAAAACAAAGAACGGAAAATCCTCATTAATTTATCAGAAACCGATATTAACCGAATTCATTCATGTGTAGCATATTCTAGTATTACACATTTCTGAATGCATTTCTTAAATCCACGTATCCTGTGTCCAGGGCTGCCAGGATTTCTCTGACATAAAACGAagtaaaaaaatagagaaaatataacagaCTCGAGAGTTTTTGATGAAACTAACCAAGTATAAGTTTTGTATTTCCTAACAGAAGATTCAGATAAAGTTGAAGGTATTGTCCAACTAAAAGTCGTAGACCGCGTTGAACCTGATGATGAAATGCTTATTGAAAATATAGAAGAAACCATTGACGAAACTACAGACCTTCAGTTGACAATGTCTGAAAATGAAAATGAGCAGATATCCAATGCAGAGGATGATGATATTATGACTGGACTTCCTGATTATGGAAATATGAATGAAGGggaaaaagaaagaagaatgcAGAACAAAATGAATGGAagcgaaataaaaataaaatactacgGATGGAGGGTAAGGCTTACGTTGGGTTTACTAGAGACAAAGATCATATATTTCGGATAATACCGAAAGAgatgaaaaaaaattgggaccAACCTGTGTCTCTAAACTATATGAAAAATCCTCCAAAAGAAACTGCAGAcagtttacaaaagaaatgagGATAGACATTTTCAATTCCTTTTGGGATAAGCTAAATTGTGaccaaaagaaaatttattttttttttcgtatgtcgaAAGATTTGTGTGGCTAGGTCAACGACACAAAGAAACTCTAGCAGGAGAGAGGGAACTCTATGTTACATATTAACCAATGCAAATGAGAAACTTACTATCAGGACCGTTTTTGAATAAAATTGCCTTAGGATCTTTTTCTGTTCAAAATTGGGTTTTTTTTACATGTTAATTTAAGTTATTACTATTTACCTGTTATTAAGTTAATAGCACTGGCCAAGTCAAAAGGCCAGTCATGTAAATTGGATAAAAGAATCGAAATACGCAATGCAACGTAAAACTGAGTACTTGAATAAGTCCAACAGAAGTTGATGCCAATCTATGTGCATGTGGACTACTTAAAAGAAAATTGTTTGCCTTTGAAAATACCAATTATAATATACAGCGATGGTTGCACCTTCCAAaactgggccctgattctaattgagatttcgacccaaaacatgtcgaaattaatatggcgacgtcgaaatgcaaCTTTGCGAGCCTTGTGGATtgcagctgaactaaccaaacgacgtcactaattttcgatttatcgaaattaatttcaacttcaagaaagtcgttgaaatttcatttcgagtcgaaattaatctgacatggctggctggactgggagaagtgaacttatgTTAAGTTTAGGCGGTGTTgtgttttgattcttgcaaggaaaactgaggcaaaaagtattaatatggctgcgttttacggacatttgctggttttggaggaattagagaggatatatccgacgctcacaacggaggataagaagaatgttacagGATACTCAAAACCCTtgttcactaagtgatgctcaatttaagCGGCAATTCCGGCTTAACAAACAAGCTGTAAATTGTttgataagggtattagaaccatatttcgaggagggtgtttatgcctctaggatacccaaaatgtttagggtaagtattactaagctgcagtaaatttaaaaatatattagaatataaccactaagtcaaatcttagtggttatattaaccttagtggttataacttaaggatctcccacatcgccttttttctttccttgccATCATGGCCAAGGAGTTTGCTCTTAGCAAAATCAGCATGGTCCTCCAAAAAAGCCACCATCATTTCCTTTTGCTCCACAGACAATTTAGTGCCACGATCACCGACAGCCTCTCCATCCATTttctttaaattcaaaatataattgagaatggctactatatgatttaacaactcaaacaagaaaaaaaagacattcacgtaacgtaaacaaaacaaacattcaacaagcgttgTGCAgtgtgcagccaataaacaagagggccaacccaaattttcagcagtgtcaaaatgataaagtaaatatcctcagttttaactacaatcgaaatgaatgaaaatcgctagcgattgcgactgtcatggcgtagtcgcttttaaatttcgacatcaaaatgaaatagaatcagggccccgGAATGAAGTATTAGCCAATGCACTCACTACTCAATTTATCGATGCTATATAACGTACCAATCActcagaaattttttaaaaagttattccCAAATGCAAGTAGATTCAGTCCACAGTTATATTGAGTGTAAGctcaaaaatcaaaaaatttatttaccaaGTGATTTTCTAAGAGCGATTGAAGAAGCAAGAATAAAACCAACaccatataaatataaacaattaGCTTCAACGCTATCAACAActttttttgacaattattttttAGAGAAACATAAGACCATATAGATAGATTTGGAGAAACAAATCTATAAGACCTGGTAGATCAATGGCGGATCATCAAGTCACCGATATAAAAGTCATGAACTATAGTCCTGACGGAATCATTTAGGTGAAGCTTAATACGGATAATCCTTGGCTTAATCTACTTTGTAGATTGAAGACAATGGCCCCCATAGAACATTATCCAAAGATGTATAGTGAAAATTTGAAATTAACAAAGAAGAAATGGCTCATGACTCACTTTCCTATGAGGACAATTAATTATGTCATTTTGTGCATTTGTATTGaaaaacgttttttattattatttggcTAATATTCTTTCCAATTGCAATCAGCCTTGAACCAAAATATACAAGCAATATTTATATATGTAGAAAATGTGCTGACAATACCTCCTACCTACTTCAAAACTTTCAGTTGATTTTTTGTGGACTTACATATATTTTTACATGAATTTACAACAAAACAAGTCAAAAAAATATCATATAAAAACAGGAGGCGACCTTAAAAACGGTCTTTCGCCTCTCCTACAAAACTCATTTTACAGCAGATCACCGACGATATCTGCTTGTTTGGTTTTGTTGAATCTTTAAGTTAGCTCTTCTGTAGTTCAGCAATTGAGAATACGTTTTTGTAACACTAAcaaatagtaataaagaaaaccAAGAAATCGTAGAAAAAATGGCTAAAGGTAGTACGAGTGCTGGGAGTTTAACTAAAGCAATATCCAGAAAATATATACAACAATTATCCGATCGACGTTGCTTTATACAAGCGTGACCTGGATACTTAATAAAGATATTAAGCTACATTAGATGGGAGCacaaaaaattagaagaatatacGGAGGTTTGAAGATGCGAATGTCTGGAGAAGAAGAACCAATAACGAATAAATGTAAATACAtggaaaaccaaaaatatcaATACTTGCTAAAATTCGAAGAGTAAGATGGCTGGGTTACAGAGctagaatgaaaaaagaaaaattttccaAAGAAGTAATAAACCCTGAAGCTGGTTCAGAAAGAAAAAGAGGACGTCCCCGAACAAAATTGATGAAGCCGGTAAACGAAGATCTGAAATTGTTGAGAGTAAAAGATTGGAAAAACCTAGCTCCCAGTTGGGCTGAACTATATTTATTACCCTTTCTTACAGAAATAGACAACTTACAGGACAAGACAATCAAACAATGGAGTTAAACAGAAGAATAGGAGTAGCATGGCAGCTTGCGGAAAACTGAGATAaatctttagatcagatattcccatgtgcttaAAAAAGAAGGTCTTCAATCAATGTGTACTTTGGATTTtaacatatggagcagaaacactGACCCTTGCcagtaaaataataaacaaaatataagtgGCTTAGAGATCAATGGAGAGGTCAGTGTTAAATATATCCCTCGGTGACAGAGTTTCAAATCAAATAGGAGAAAAACTGATGTTACGAACGCAGTTAAAAGGATAACAACGCTGAAATGGAACTCAGAATCATGTTGCAAGAGTCGTAGATGAAATATGTACCATGAAAATTTTAGAATGAAGACCTAGGCAGGATACTTATCGTAATCGAGGGCGTCCCCCAGCAAGATGGTCATACAACATCAAGCGAATTCAGTACAACTAGATTTAAGGTAGGTACTTAAGAATGAAAGCAATGTAATTATTTACGGGTGATCTATATTCAGCAATGGACTCAAAACGGCTACTGATAATGATGATATTTAATGCGTCCAATCTTTCTAGTTTCTCGACTTTTATCTCTTTTTGTAAGATCTAGTTTCTGTGGTATTTCATTACATTCCAatggtttttaaattaattttagtaCCTACTCTGTTAGTGTTTGACGTTTTTAATATGATTAACACTGGCATTAACTGAAGACCTACTATTGCCAATTTAATAACTCAGTAAGTATGTCAGATCTATCGCTCACTTGATTTTCTGTTTTTAGGAACACTTAAGACAGTTATATTCTCTTATATTATATACTCTTTCTTTGGTTATATGTTTCCTTTTAACTTtcaaatacaaattttaaatagtttttccaGGATTAATTattgatatttattatttgttctaGTGCTTTTTCAAGTCATATTTTCAAAGAAAGtgtattttaataacaaatagcaAAGAAAACCATGACTGTAGGTAGAAATAATTATTCAAATGCAAACATATACATAGCTGGAAAAAATATCCAACAAGTCAAGCTCAAATACTAAAGTTATCTATTAAAGTATAGTTAGGACCCTGAAACTGAAATATAGAGTATAGAACAAACCAGACATGCTTTTTAAAAAGTTAGAAACATAGTAAGTCTCTGATTAATCGTAGATTTGATTTTAGATTTCAGCTTAGAATATCATGTCGGGACAGAGTCATAAAAAAGATGCCATAGCTGCGTAACATGCGCCAATGGACAAGAATGCATAGTTATAAAATAGTTCGCAATATTGCTAAAAGTCGAATAACTTAATTTTGTCTGCCTAACAACCCACTTGGCAGGACAATGAAAAGTAGATGGTTAAAAAGTAGAATGTTTTAAAAAGTATTTACAGACGTAAtctgaaaagaaaaaatatagtgTAATTTAGGTTAGTTTTAAACGCCAGAGCAGATATTTTGAAAATCAAACGGTTTTTTGCATACCTAGAAAAACTTTAATTACTACTTAGAATttgtttttttggttttaaaGTCATCCTTTCTTTCACATCACATGGCCGGTTTCGTTTTCTCAGTGGCCTTTCAAGCACCTTCGGTTCGTCTTTACAGTTCGTATCATGTCCATTAACCTCAACTGTTTTTTCTACTTCTGCTTCTGTCTGACTGGAAGCTTCTGTTCTCTCGActtctttcttttcttcctttttAATTGGTAGAGGTATTGGTATAGGTATAGGAATAGGTATTGGTAAAATAATAGGGTAAGGAACAATAAGAGTAGGAGGGGGCAGCAGTGATTCGAAAGGTTTTCGTAATGTATTAGGAGGAGGTCCTTGAGTAGATTCTGTATCTGGATTTGGAGGTGATGGTATTCTGGGTTCTATTGGCAACTTGATTGGTTTAAATGGAGGAATTGTGTCTCGTTCGGaatctttattttcaaaatctgtagGAGTATGTCTGACCCTTAGATCTTGAGGCATATCGTCAGGAGGAGATTTTAAAAAGCTGTCGTTGGTATCAGTGTTAACAGTAACAGTTATTGTGGCGGGAATTCTTTTTCTTGTTCTCTTTTGAGCCTTCATTCTATTTCGCTTACTTTCTGAATTTTCTATCAACTTAGATGTATGAGTTAAAACAATTGGGCTTGTTTGAGGAGATTTTTCAGGTGGTTTTGGAGATATTTCTGGTGAAGGACTTCGCATTTCGGGAGATTTGCAGTTTTTTAACCATAAATCTGGGGTAATTAGAGTTCCACTCGTATTTTCTTCGATTCGTAAATGCGGATGAAGGTCCAGGTGTGCTCTAGTTTCTCTACAGAAGATATACATTTTATATTGGTTCAAGCATTTGTCAGAACAGAACTGCAGTTGCGATGCACCGTCCTAAAAACAAAAATCGTTGATTTAAAATTTCATGGAGACTTAAAAAATTCATAGttcaattcaaaaaatttgtttctttcattGAAAAGTAATTAAATGTTTAGGcatcaattataaattaatagatctgtaaatttttttttgtaattccatGTCCTATTTGAGTTCACGTCGGTCCTCTGCATATAGTGTTTTGTCTTTCTTTAAGTGTTTCACGTAGACCTGGAAATGGAAATAGCAGACCTAAAGTTTGATAATGTAGACTGCATATCTTTATTTAATAGTCATAGTCTATACACGACTAAAATATTTACTCGCTATCACTTCCGTTTATACTGGAATCTGGAAACAACTTTGGTTATTTATCAATGAAATACTCTATGTATTAGTACATTTTTAGATTATGTGTAAAATTTTCGTTCTATATAATGTGTTGTCTAGTTATCTAaaacttattatatttttttgcgTCAATCACTTCAAAATGTGTACATataaaaagtaattaatatttttataataatttatttattcagatatgtattttatttagattttacAATATCTAAATAAAGGTTTACTAAAAGTTTTGAAACGATTAATGGCCTTCACATATGGAACTacaaacgcgctatctcagagtaggtccgatgaatatataatattaaacttGTGATGGATCTAGTTTATTCGCTACTTACAATGTACTTTGTACATACATGGAATAGCGTATCAATGGCATTACTTATTTATTACGAATGTTTGCGTATCACATTTCAAAACACGACTGGACTGAAATGTGAGTAATGACTGAATGAATAATAATCGACTGCTGGTCTGTTTACGATTATATAACATCAAGCTTCGATTGGGCTATAATGGGATAGTGATGCACAACATATAGCCTCTCCTattcaaatgtcaacctcacctgctcGTATGATGATTTAGATCACGGTCATCTGGTGCATCCTGCTAGATAACTAACGAGGCTCTGATGTCCGAGTGTTTGCCGCGATAATCCACcatttactggccaacggcttcgagcggatgagctggtaagtggaagggcactcttGTGTCCTGAGATTGAGAAATTGGTCTCGAAGGCGGAAGAACCAAGAAAGTGGTCAAAGGCatagaaggcaacgggaaaccattGTATTAAAGGTCCCTGATGACATCTCTAGTACAGCTATTATGAAAAATACAACTAAAGTAGAAACAGCTACTAATCATGGAATACCGAAGCCAAGATTCGGCAGGGGAGGTGATCCACCTCTAGATCACAGGGCCTCCCAGGTCATAACCCAACGAAACCCCTGTGACAGAACTGGAAAAGTCTCTCTGAAAACTTCAGAATTGATTATCAAAATATGTACCTGGAATGTGAAGACAATGTATCAAGCTGGAAAACTTCATAATACCATTAAGAAAATGACCTGACTTGGAGTAGGTATAATGAGCATAAGCGAAATGAGGTGGCCAAATAGTGGTGCTTGTATTGTTGACAACCATATGGTATACCACTCGGGAAATGATGACGGTCAACATATGTATGGGGTTGGAGTAATCGTATCTCCTTAATTACGTCAATATTCTACAAATGTTATACCTGTTTCTGAAAGATTAATAATAATCCAACTGAatacttcttcttaaggtgccttctccattactgaaggttggctataactacagcaaattgctctctatcttgagctgttcttagtatcgaatgtgtatcCATGcttgtccagtctcttacattcttcaaccaggagcattttcttcttcctggacctcttcttccttccactttcccttccattataagtcgtaggaagctgtacttttctcctctgtaaatatgtcctagataactcgtttttctgttttttacaatatttaggagttctctctcagtacccggagagttgttggtcacgtgctctgtccaagagatatttagcatccttcgaaaaatCAACTAAATACTACTCAGatcaaattaaatgttttacaagTGTATGCCCCAACCAGCAATAAACTAGAAGTAGAGGTAGAGCAATTCTACGAGTTATTGATAAATTCACTtgaactaaataaaaaagaagatgtaacTATTATTATGGGTGACTTGAATGCAAAAAATTGGTAAGGAGAAAAGCGGTGAATTAATTGATGATTTTGGTCTAGGAaagagaaatgaaaggggagaaagaTTAAAACTATTTTTAGAGGAAGAAGAATTTGCAATACTAAATACGTTCTTCAAACTACCACCAATATGTTTGTATACTTGGGTTTGTCCACAAGATCAACCAGGAAACGTAAGAAGGAACCACattgattacataatggtgaacaAGAGATTCCGTAATGGATGCCTATCAGTTAAATCTACCCTGGTTTTGACGTATCGTCAGATCATATTCCTTTTATTGGTAtatttaggtttagatttaaaaaggttacaaaaaagaatagtaacaaaaaatgtgatatgggaagactaaaagataaggaaacaaaGGAGACAGTTGCACGGATTTTTTCAGAAAATCTAATAAtaacatggagcaaacatatgatctagaagaatcactccagaatatatgtgaagCCTTTAAGATTAGAGAAGAACATCGAacagaaaataaagagaagagaaaaagTTGTACTAGAGAAAAAGAGAATGTACAAAACTATTtagagacaaataagaaccgacCTACGAAAGGctaaagaaaattggttaaaaacacagtgCGAAAAGATAGAGTTGTTGAAACAAAAACACGATAAATTTAATATGGGgcaacatcatcacagata includes these proteins:
- the LOC140432152 gene encoding uncharacterized protein; translation: GCGWCGKSIDDNTAISSGASVFCSELCFSQSRRANFKKNKTCDWCRHVRHTISYVDFQDGASQLQFCSDKCLNQYKMYIFCRETRAHLDLHPHLRIEENTSGTLITPDLWLKNCKSPEMRSPSPEISPKPPEKSPQTSPIVLTHTSKLIENSESKRNRMKAQKRTRKRIPATITVTVNTDTNDSFLKSPPDDMPQDLRVRHTPTDFENKDSERDTIPPFKPIKLPIEPRIPSPPNPDTESTQGPPPNTLRKPFESLLPPPTLIVPYPIILPIPIPIPIPIPLPIKKEEKKEVERTEASSQTEAEVEKTVEVNGHDTNCKDEPKVLERPLRKRNRPCDVKERMTLKPKKQILSSN